TCCACGAGCACCCGTGCCGCCGCTTCGGTGAGCTGCGGCGGCTCCTCCCGGGTGTCACCGAGAAGGTGCTGGCCTCGCACCTGCGCGAGATGGAGGCGGACGGCATCGTGCTCCGGGTCGCCTACGACGAGGTGCCGCCCCGCGTCGAATACTCGCTCACCGACGACGGCAGGCGCGTCAACGAGGCACTCCGGCCGTTGGCCGCGTGGGGGCGCGAGCGGCGGGCCGCTCGCCGGCCGGAGGTCCGGGCGGGCTAGACACGGGCGGTCGACGATCGGCGCCGCGTCGGACCGAACGCGGCCGAGCAGAGCAGCGGTACGCAGACCAGGGCCAGCGCCACGTCGACGCAGATCATGTTGCGCACGGTGGACAGCTCGCCGAACAACTGCTCGGTGAGCAGCCCCATC
The genomic region above belongs to Micromonospora sp. WMMD1128 and contains:
- a CDS encoding helix-turn-helix domain-containing protein, which gives rise to MTTSNRPGAPDGHTCGIDAAMEVIGGKWKVLILWALHEHPCRRFGELRRLLPGVTEKVLASHLREMEADGIVLRVAYDEVPPRVEYSLTDDGRRVNEALRPLAAWGRERRAARRPEVRAG